A single region of the Drosophila takahashii strain IR98-3 E-12201 chromosome 2R, DtakHiC1v2, whole genome shotgun sequence genome encodes:
- the lig gene encoding protein lingerer isoform X6, with protein MSTQTRSGGGGGGGHTRNQKKSNASNSGGGGTGHDGVSHAAAAGKKGGQDAGKTDKPEKAQPKATTEQLRIAQITNSTTEDPQINEKVTLLLTMTQRSEEEVCCALNECDYDLEAAANFLIEELPQGAFAKYEKKRKNKAANTAADGAAGDGDWADGNANADRREKSRNRSSNRGGTRGSTDSRGWRGRETRENERNQRESREPRSGGDRGDDRANDNYRGQRNGGGGRTGPGGGGRGGGFVSRSGRGGGRMGGRTGGPRGDRGSGGTGGGYGPGRSGNSNEDHHEVELWDNTIAQNAEKQQQAHDDAWGDWNNEEYEGSLKDSKVFTTSNLATQTAASVVSGTAASGAGGSTSAGSEISAPPGLEHQLVQQGLEESSSSGPVPVTPPATLTGSATTPLLQYSAAVSNPPPQLQSQGTQSGAGTGASAAAGGGAGSTPSSFVSASPDTFSSAASAAATLVHQAQQQQQQLQQQQQTTPIKPSATLSVEQSQYFNSLASQGVSPGSAAVQQPAPAGYAQSPVAAYSQTSGSQYPNTYANVFASGTAAGAGTGEQSQQQPQVRRARVKLPPPSKIPASAVEMPGDNALNNIGYLDVQFGALDFGTDDGFEALPEKVGSGFSIDGQQQQQQPDDYQSKSQQQQQATLAAGLQSSQISDALSAAGYTSRSTAQQQQQGVSSAVSATTALDQLAKSDPYGQTAGSGNAYQNAYQSSGAGKTASGYPTTAPGGYGSSTYANVQSSVASSYQQQGYGSYQPSSYQQQAGSGAQSGAGAVAGGGGAATQNIPVGGSSSQNSTSGNASSAYLTSGYSTPQSAYQSSQSVYGNTGLSNSSGFASSASNASSQYANFSASAKLKDATTASSAAHYDSVSTSSGVSSSSGSTGNGGAVSGQAGANQAVVSNNNVSSSSSVSNVTAGVASGNVAGVGGGVSQSGVSSGVGVAGGSAASVGVNVNNNSSSASSVGAAAVAQTATGTTAAVLASLTNKNSSSSNSSGSGGSVATTAGNAGGPGAGASTGGVGGASGAGGAGSGGGSGSGLVPTNIQMQGYYDLNYPPASLGAGRDNLGSVTYSAMNDGRFARTDNNSSPVGNVSSTMSQQAGSSAPMLNVPYAYFYGGNVMPGSFQYGTPAIYPQQIPAANTASGQQFPKPSYSAGYGSTSYDTLSQTTQDYSKGGYSSSVNQQSKTQAVSNQSQAGTGSDLTSSMYGKGHVALNKVNSYEKQSFHSGTPPPFNMPNTQTAGGTSAQPYGMYLPMPAAGHHNMIHQPIHQDSNSAGQRQQSTSQSKSAGKQGYSPSYWTGQN; from the exons ATGAGCACACAAACTCGTtcaggcggcggaggaggcggcggccacACCCGCAACCAGAAAAAGTCAAATGCCAGCAACTCCGGCGGAGGAGGAACCGGGCACGACGGAGTCTCACATGCTGCGGCCGCTGGCAAGAAGGGCGGCCAGGATGCCGGCAAGACAGACAAGCCAGAGAAGGCCCAGCCCAAGGCCACCACCGAACAGTTGCGCATTGCCCAGATCACCAATAGCACCACAGAGGATCCGCAGATCAACGAGAAGGTGACCCTCCTGTTGACCATGACCCAACGTTCCGAGGAGGAGGTCTGCTGTGCCCTCAACGAGTGCGATTACGACCTGGAGGCAGCGGCCAACTTTTTGATCGAGGAGCTACCGCAG GGCGCCTTTGCCAAGTACGAGAAGAAGCGCAAGAACAAGGCTGCAAATACCGCGGCCGATGGCGCCGCTGGCGATGGCGATTGGGCCGATGGCAATGCGAATGCGGACAGGCGGGAGAAGTCACGGAACCGCAGCTCAAATCGCGGTGGCACCCGCGGCTCCACCGACAGTCGTGGAT GGCGCGGAAGAGAGACACGCGAGAACGAACGCAACCAGCGCGAGTCTCGTGAACCTCGCTCTGGCGGCGACCGCGGTGACGATCGGGCCAACGACAACTATCGCGGGCAGCGCAACGGCGGCGGTGGACGCACTGGACCCGGAGGCGGTGGACGCGGCGGTGGCTTCGTCTCGCGTTCCGGCCGTGGTGGCGGTCGCATGGGCGGACGCACCGGCGGTCCACGCGGCGATCGCGGCAGCGGAGGCACTGGCGGTGGCTATGGACCAGGTCGCAGTGGCAACTCCAATGAGGATCACCACGAGGTGGAGCTGTGGGACAACACCATTGCCCAGAACGccgagaagcagcagcaggcccATGACGATGCCTGGGGCGATTGGAACAACGAGGAGTACGAGGGCTCGCTCAAGGACAGCAAGGTATTCACGACCAGCAACCTGGCAACGCAAACCGCTGCCAGCGTGGTGAGCGGTACCGCGGCTAGTGGTGCCGGTGGCTCTACGTCGGCTGGCAGCGAGATATCGGCGCCGCCGGGTCTCGAACACCAGTTGGTGCAGCAGGGGCTGGAAGAGAGCTCAAGCAGCGGACCCGTGCCGGTCACACCGCCAGCAACGCTGACCGGCTCGGCGACTACGCCTCTGCTGCAGTACAGCGCAGCGGTCAGCAATCCACCGCCCCAGCTGCAGTCCCAGGGCACGCAGTCGGGAGCGGGAACGGGAGCGAGCGCAGCTGCCGGCGGAGGAGCGGGCAGCACGCCGTCCTCCTTTGTTTCCGCCTCTCCCGACACATTCTCAAGCGCCGCCTCAGCAGCCGCCACGCTGGTGCACCAggcccaacagcagcagcagcaactccagcagcagcagcagacgaCGCCCATCAAGCCGTCGGCTACGCTGTCGGTCGAGCAATCTCAGTATTTCAACTCGTTGGCCAGCCAGGGCGTCAGTCCAGGTTCCGCAGCGGTACAGCAGCCGGCGCCAGCGGGCTATGCGCAGAGTCCCGTGGCTGCCTACTCGCAAACTAGCGGCAGTCAGTACCCCAACACGTATGCCAACGTGTTCGCCTCGGGAACGGCGGCAGGAGCTGGCACTGGCGAgcagtcgcagcagcagccgcaggtGCGGAGGGCGCGTGTCAAGCTGCCACCGCCTTCGAAAATCCCGGCCAGTGCCGTCGAAATGCCCGGGGACAATGCTCTGAACAACATTGGCTACCTGGACGTGCAGTTCGGCGCTCTGGATTTTGGCACGGACGATGGCTTCGAGGCTCTGCCGGAGAAGGTTGGATCGGGCTTTAGCATTGAtggtcagcagcagcaacagcagccagaTGACTACCAGAGCAAAtcccagcaacaacagcaggcgACGCTGGCGGCGGGTCTGCAGAGTTCTCAGATT AGCGATGCCTTGAGTGCAGCGGGCTATACGAGCCGCTCGAcggcgcaacagcagcagcagggcgTTAGCTCGGCGGTTAGTGCCACCACGGCGCTCGATCAGCTGGCCAAGAGCGATCCTTACGGACAGACGGCCGGCAGTGGTAACGCCTATCAGAACGCCTACCAGAGCAGTGGAGCGGGCAAGACTGCCAGTGGCTATCCGACCACGGCGCCCGGCGGCTATGGCAGCTCCACCTACGCGAATGTGCAGAGCTCGGTGGCCAGCAGTTACCAGCAGCAGGGATACGGCTCGTACCAGCCCAGTTCCTACCAGCAGCAGGCTGGCAGCGGGGCTCAGAGCGGTGCAGGTGCGGTAGCGGGCGGCGGAGGAGCGGCAACGCAAAACATTCCGGTcggaggcagcagcagccaaaacAGCACAAG CGGCAATGCGAGCTCTGCCTACCTTACATCCGGATACTCGACACCACAAAGTGCTTACCAGTCTAGCCAGAGTGTTTATGGCAACACTGGACTGTCCAACAGCAGCGG GTTTGCTAGCAGTGCGAGCAACGCGTCCTCGCAGTACGCGAATTTCAGTGCCAGCGCCAAGCTCAAGGATGCGACCACGGCCAGCAGTGCAGCGCACTACGACAG TGTCTCCACCAGCAGCGgcgtcagcagcagcagcggcagcacggGCAACGGTGGTGCGGTGAGCGGACAGGCAGGTGCTAACCAGGCAGTCGTTTCGAACA ATAAcgtgagcagcagcagctcggtCAGCAATGTGACGGCGGGCGTTGCGAGCGGCAACGTGGCCGGCGTGGGCGGAGGCGTCAGCCAGAGCGGCGTAAGTAGTGGAGTCGGCGTGGCCGGTGGCAGCGCGGCCAGCGTCGGTGTGAATgtgaacaacaacagcagcagcgccagCTCGGTGGGAGCGGCTGCCGTTGCCCAGACAGCCACGGGAACCACCGCTGCGGTGCTGGCCTCGCTGACCAAcaagaacagcagcagcagcaacagcagcggcagcggtgGCAGTGTCGCCACAACGGCGGGCAACGCTGGCGGACCAGGTGCGGGAGCGAGCACCGGCGGCGTCGGCGGCGCATCgggtgctggtggtgctggtaGTGGTggtggcagcggcagcggcttGGTGCCCACCAACATCCAAATG CAGGGATATTACGACCTGAACTACCCGCCGGCCAGTTTAGGAGCTGGACGAGACAACCTCGGCTCTGTGACGTATTCAGCAATGAATGACGGACGCTTTGCTCGCACTGACAATAACTCCAGTCCGGTCGGCAAT GTCTCCAGCACAATGTCGCAACAGGCGGGCTCAAGTGCGCCCATGCTGAATGTTCCTTATGCCTACTTCTATGGCGGCAATGTGATGCCCGGTAGTTTCCAATATGGCACGCCCGCCATTTATCCA CAACAGATACCGGCAGCCAACACTGCCTCCGGTCAACAGTTCCCGAAACCTTCGTACAGCGCGGGCTACGGTTCGACCAGCTACGACACCCTCTCGCAGACCACGCAGGATTACAGCAAGGGCGGCTATTCGTCGAGCGTGAACCAGCAGAGCAAAACGCAGGCAGTGTCCAACCAGTCGCAGGCAGGCACTGGATCCGATCTGACCTCTTCTATGTACGGGAAGGGACACGTGGCGCTAAACAAGGTTAAT TCGTATGAAAAGCAGAGTTTCCACTCCGGAACTCCGCCGCCGTTCAACATGCCCAACACACAGACGGCTGGCGGCACCTCGGCTCAGCCGTACGGCATGTACTTGCCGATGCCAGCGGCCGGACACCACAATATGATCCATCAACCCATCCATCAG GACTCGAACAGTGCCGGACAGCGCCAGCAGTCGACCAGCCAGTCGAAGTCGGCCGGCAAGCAAGGCTACTCGCCCTCGTACTGGACCGGACAGAACTAG
- the lig gene encoding protein lingerer isoform X3 yields MSTQTRSGGGGGGGHTRNQKKSNASNSGGGGTGHDGVSHAAAAGKKGGQDAGKTDKPEKAQPKATTEQLRIAQITNSTTEDPQINEKVTLLLTMTQRSEEEVCCALNECDYDLEAAANFLIEELPQGAFAKYEKKRKNKAANTAADGAAGDGDWADGNANADRREKSRNRSSNRGGTRGSTDSRGWRGRETRENERNQRESREPRSGGDRGDDRANDNYRGQRNGGGGRTGPGGGGRGGGFVSRSGRGGGRMGGRTGGPRGDRGSGGTGGGYGPGRSGNSNEDHHEVELWDNTIAQNAEKQQQAHDDAWGDWNNEEYEGSLKDSKVFTTSNLATQTAASVVSGTAASGAGGSTSAGSEISAPPGLEHQLVQQGLEESSSSGPVPVTPPATLTGSATTPLLQYSAAVSNPPPQLQSQGTQSGAGTGASAAAGGGAGSTPSSFVSASPDTFSSAASAAATLVHQAQQQQQQLQQQQQTTPIKPSATLSVEQSQYFNSLASQGVSPGSAAVQQPAPAGYAQSPVAAYSQTSGSQYPNTYANVFASGTAAGAGTGEQSQQQPQVRRARVKLPPPSKIPASAVEMPGDNALNNIGYLDVQFGALDFGTDDGFEALPEKVGSGFSIDGQQQQQQPDDYQSKSQQQQQATLAAGLQSSQISDALSAAGYTSRSTAQQQQQGVSSAVSATTALDQLAKSDPYGQTAGSGNAYQNAYQSSGAGKTASGYPTTAPGGYGSSTYANVQSSVASSYQQQGYGSYQPSSYQQQAGSGAQSGAGAVAGGGGAATQNIPVGGSSSQNSTSGNASSAYLTSGYSTPQSAYQSSQSVYGNTGLSNSSGFASSASNASSQYANFSASAKLKDATTASSAAHYDSVSTSSGVSSSSGSTGNGGAVSGQAGANQAVVSNNNVSSSSSVSNVTAGVASGNVAGVGGGVSQSGVSSGVGVAGGSAASVGVNVNNNSSSASSVGAAAVAQTATGTTAAVLASLTNKNSSSSNSSGSGGSVATTAGNAGGPGAGASTGGVGGASGAGGAGSGGGSGSGLVPTNIQMVSQYIQTGLPYYQQPVYSYEELQMMQQRVPHVQGYYDLNYPPASLGAGRDNLGSVTYSAMNDGRFARTDNNSSPVGNVSSTMSQQAGSSAPMLNVPYAYFYGGNVMPGSFQYGTPAIYPQQIPAANTASGQQFPKPSYSAGYGSTSYDTLSQTTQDYSKGGYSSSVNQQSKTQAVSNQSQAGTGSDLTSSMYGKGHVALNKVNSYEKQSFHSGTPPPFNMPNTQTAGGTSAQPYGMYLPMPAAGHHNMIHQPIHQDSNSAGQRQQSTSQSKSAGKQGYSPSYWTGQN; encoded by the exons ATGAGCACACAAACTCGTtcaggcggcggaggaggcggcggccacACCCGCAACCAGAAAAAGTCAAATGCCAGCAACTCCGGCGGAGGAGGAACCGGGCACGACGGAGTCTCACATGCTGCGGCCGCTGGCAAGAAGGGCGGCCAGGATGCCGGCAAGACAGACAAGCCAGAGAAGGCCCAGCCCAAGGCCACCACCGAACAGTTGCGCATTGCCCAGATCACCAATAGCACCACAGAGGATCCGCAGATCAACGAGAAGGTGACCCTCCTGTTGACCATGACCCAACGTTCCGAGGAGGAGGTCTGCTGTGCCCTCAACGAGTGCGATTACGACCTGGAGGCAGCGGCCAACTTTTTGATCGAGGAGCTACCGCAG GGCGCCTTTGCCAAGTACGAGAAGAAGCGCAAGAACAAGGCTGCAAATACCGCGGCCGATGGCGCCGCTGGCGATGGCGATTGGGCCGATGGCAATGCGAATGCGGACAGGCGGGAGAAGTCACGGAACCGCAGCTCAAATCGCGGTGGCACCCGCGGCTCCACCGACAGTCGTGGAT GGCGCGGAAGAGAGACACGCGAGAACGAACGCAACCAGCGCGAGTCTCGTGAACCTCGCTCTGGCGGCGACCGCGGTGACGATCGGGCCAACGACAACTATCGCGGGCAGCGCAACGGCGGCGGTGGACGCACTGGACCCGGAGGCGGTGGACGCGGCGGTGGCTTCGTCTCGCGTTCCGGCCGTGGTGGCGGTCGCATGGGCGGACGCACCGGCGGTCCACGCGGCGATCGCGGCAGCGGAGGCACTGGCGGTGGCTATGGACCAGGTCGCAGTGGCAACTCCAATGAGGATCACCACGAGGTGGAGCTGTGGGACAACACCATTGCCCAGAACGccgagaagcagcagcaggcccATGACGATGCCTGGGGCGATTGGAACAACGAGGAGTACGAGGGCTCGCTCAAGGACAGCAAGGTATTCACGACCAGCAACCTGGCAACGCAAACCGCTGCCAGCGTGGTGAGCGGTACCGCGGCTAGTGGTGCCGGTGGCTCTACGTCGGCTGGCAGCGAGATATCGGCGCCGCCGGGTCTCGAACACCAGTTGGTGCAGCAGGGGCTGGAAGAGAGCTCAAGCAGCGGACCCGTGCCGGTCACACCGCCAGCAACGCTGACCGGCTCGGCGACTACGCCTCTGCTGCAGTACAGCGCAGCGGTCAGCAATCCACCGCCCCAGCTGCAGTCCCAGGGCACGCAGTCGGGAGCGGGAACGGGAGCGAGCGCAGCTGCCGGCGGAGGAGCGGGCAGCACGCCGTCCTCCTTTGTTTCCGCCTCTCCCGACACATTCTCAAGCGCCGCCTCAGCAGCCGCCACGCTGGTGCACCAggcccaacagcagcagcagcaactccagcagcagcagcagacgaCGCCCATCAAGCCGTCGGCTACGCTGTCGGTCGAGCAATCTCAGTATTTCAACTCGTTGGCCAGCCAGGGCGTCAGTCCAGGTTCCGCAGCGGTACAGCAGCCGGCGCCAGCGGGCTATGCGCAGAGTCCCGTGGCTGCCTACTCGCAAACTAGCGGCAGTCAGTACCCCAACACGTATGCCAACGTGTTCGCCTCGGGAACGGCGGCAGGAGCTGGCACTGGCGAgcagtcgcagcagcagccgcaggtGCGGAGGGCGCGTGTCAAGCTGCCACCGCCTTCGAAAATCCCGGCCAGTGCCGTCGAAATGCCCGGGGACAATGCTCTGAACAACATTGGCTACCTGGACGTGCAGTTCGGCGCTCTGGATTTTGGCACGGACGATGGCTTCGAGGCTCTGCCGGAGAAGGTTGGATCGGGCTTTAGCATTGAtggtcagcagcagcaacagcagccagaTGACTACCAGAGCAAAtcccagcaacaacagcaggcgACGCTGGCGGCGGGTCTGCAGAGTTCTCAGATT AGCGATGCCTTGAGTGCAGCGGGCTATACGAGCCGCTCGAcggcgcaacagcagcagcagggcgTTAGCTCGGCGGTTAGTGCCACCACGGCGCTCGATCAGCTGGCCAAGAGCGATCCTTACGGACAGACGGCCGGCAGTGGTAACGCCTATCAGAACGCCTACCAGAGCAGTGGAGCGGGCAAGACTGCCAGTGGCTATCCGACCACGGCGCCCGGCGGCTATGGCAGCTCCACCTACGCGAATGTGCAGAGCTCGGTGGCCAGCAGTTACCAGCAGCAGGGATACGGCTCGTACCAGCCCAGTTCCTACCAGCAGCAGGCTGGCAGCGGGGCTCAGAGCGGTGCAGGTGCGGTAGCGGGCGGCGGAGGAGCGGCAACGCAAAACATTCCGGTcggaggcagcagcagccaaaacAGCACAAG CGGCAATGCGAGCTCTGCCTACCTTACATCCGGATACTCGACACCACAAAGTGCTTACCAGTCTAGCCAGAGTGTTTATGGCAACACTGGACTGTCCAACAGCAGCGG GTTTGCTAGCAGTGCGAGCAACGCGTCCTCGCAGTACGCGAATTTCAGTGCCAGCGCCAAGCTCAAGGATGCGACCACGGCCAGCAGTGCAGCGCACTACGACAG TGTCTCCACCAGCAGCGgcgtcagcagcagcagcggcagcacggGCAACGGTGGTGCGGTGAGCGGACAGGCAGGTGCTAACCAGGCAGTCGTTTCGAACA ATAAcgtgagcagcagcagctcggtCAGCAATGTGACGGCGGGCGTTGCGAGCGGCAACGTGGCCGGCGTGGGCGGAGGCGTCAGCCAGAGCGGCGTAAGTAGTGGAGTCGGCGTGGCCGGTGGCAGCGCGGCCAGCGTCGGTGTGAATgtgaacaacaacagcagcagcgccagCTCGGTGGGAGCGGCTGCCGTTGCCCAGACAGCCACGGGAACCACCGCTGCGGTGCTGGCCTCGCTGACCAAcaagaacagcagcagcagcaacagcagcggcagcggtgGCAGTGTCGCCACAACGGCGGGCAACGCTGGCGGACCAGGTGCGGGAGCGAGCACCGGCGGCGTCGGCGGCGCATCgggtgctggtggtgctggtaGTGGTggtggcagcggcagcggcttGGTGCCCACCAACATCCAAATGGTTAGTCAATATATTCAGACTGGATTGCCATACTATCAGCAACCAGTGTATTCCTACGAGGAATTGCAAATGATGCAACAGAGAGTGCCACATGTG CAGGGATATTACGACCTGAACTACCCGCCGGCCAGTTTAGGAGCTGGACGAGACAACCTCGGCTCTGTGACGTATTCAGCAATGAATGACGGACGCTTTGCTCGCACTGACAATAACTCCAGTCCGGTCGGCAAT GTCTCCAGCACAATGTCGCAACAGGCGGGCTCAAGTGCGCCCATGCTGAATGTTCCTTATGCCTACTTCTATGGCGGCAATGTGATGCCCGGTAGTTTCCAATATGGCACGCCCGCCATTTATCCA CAACAGATACCGGCAGCCAACACTGCCTCCGGTCAACAGTTCCCGAAACCTTCGTACAGCGCGGGCTACGGTTCGACCAGCTACGACACCCTCTCGCAGACCACGCAGGATTACAGCAAGGGCGGCTATTCGTCGAGCGTGAACCAGCAGAGCAAAACGCAGGCAGTGTCCAACCAGTCGCAGGCAGGCACTGGATCCGATCTGACCTCTTCTATGTACGGGAAGGGACACGTGGCGCTAAACAAGGTTAAT TCGTATGAAAAGCAGAGTTTCCACTCCGGAACTCCGCCGCCGTTCAACATGCCCAACACACAGACGGCTGGCGGCACCTCGGCTCAGCCGTACGGCATGTACTTGCCGATGCCAGCGGCCGGACACCACAATATGATCCATCAACCCATCCATCAG GACTCGAACAGTGCCGGACAGCGCCAGCAGTCGACCAGCCAGTCGAAGTCGGCCGGCAAGCAAGGCTACTCGCCCTCGTACTGGACCGGACAGAACTAG